In Rheinheimera sp. MM224, one DNA window encodes the following:
- a CDS encoding cupin-like domain-containing protein gives MHSTTPLAQVKTLEGCDLADALSLIANAHQPLIFKALCKDWPLVKAGLVSASSAADYIRQFYQGLPVSACYLDPDQQGRVFYNPEQNGFNYQGGKIDFNQLLDRLFALNSQTQVPTYYMGSTEINHWFPGLAEHNTLPMEGISPLTSVWLGNQSRIAAHYDFPQNLACNAVGHRTFTLFPPDQIANLYPGPMEFAPGGQDVSMVDFAAPDFERFPKFAEALQHVQLAELEPGDVLFIPSMWWHHVQALDAFNVLISHWWRDTPAYLGRPNNALSMAVLSLRSLPKAQRQAWKAIFDYYIFEHDEISQDHIQPDALKMLTKPLDELNARQIRADLLNKLKR, from the coding sequence ATGCACAGCACAACGCCATTAGCACAAGTAAAAACTCTGGAAGGATGCGACTTAGCTGATGCGTTGAGTTTAATAGCTAATGCCCATCAACCTTTGATATTCAAAGCCTTGTGTAAAGACTGGCCGCTGGTCAAAGCGGGTCTTGTGTCAGCCTCGTCTGCCGCAGATTATATTCGTCAATTTTATCAGGGGCTTCCGGTCAGTGCCTGTTACCTTGATCCCGATCAGCAAGGCAGGGTGTTTTATAACCCAGAGCAAAATGGCTTTAATTATCAGGGCGGTAAAATAGACTTTAATCAGTTATTGGACCGCCTTTTTGCGTTAAACAGCCAAACTCAAGTACCGACCTATTACATGGGCTCCACGGAGATCAACCATTGGTTTCCGGGTTTGGCAGAGCACAATACCTTACCAATGGAAGGTATCAGCCCGCTGACCAGTGTCTGGCTTGGTAATCAGTCCCGCATTGCTGCTCATTATGATTTTCCGCAGAATTTGGCCTGTAATGCAGTCGGACATCGCACTTTTACCTTATTTCCACCTGATCAAATTGCCAATTTGTATCCGGGACCTATGGAGTTTGCGCCAGGCGGTCAGGATGTCAGCATGGTGGATTTTGCCGCGCCTGATTTTGAGCGTTTCCCTAAATTTGCCGAAGCTCTGCAGCATGTACAACTGGCAGAGCTGGAACCTGGCGATGTGTTATTTATTCCGAGCATGTGGTGGCACCACGTGCAGGCGTTGGACGCTTTTAATGTGCTGATCAGCCACTGGTGGCGCGATACGCCAGCCTATTTAGGCCGACCCAATAATGCTTTGTCTATGGCGGTGCTGAGCTTACGCAGTTTGCCTAAGGCGCAGCGTCAGGCCTGGAAAGCTATTTTTGACTACTACATTTTTGAGCACGATGAAATATCACAAGATCATATTCAACCAGATGCCTTAAAGATGTTAACTAAGCCACTGGATGAGCTGAATGCGCGCCAGATCCGGGCTGATTTATTAAATAAATTAAAACGCTGA
- a CDS encoding tryptophan halogenase family protein: protein MNNEQNRIKKVVIAGGGTAGWMTAAGLTKLLGKNLEVVLVESDDIGTVGVGEATIPTMHIFHRLLNIKESEVMAATNATFKLGIQFENWKTVGEDYIHSFGFLGKDCWACGFQHFWVKGRQKGIATEIGDYCVEHLGARQGRFAVLPNQDLNHAYHMDASLYAKFLRRMSEQHGIKRIEGKIREVQQHMDGNISALLLESGELIEGDLFIDCTGFRALLIEQTLNTGFEDWSHWLPCDSAYAVQTKTTQEPVAYTRAIARDAGWQWKIPLQSRVGNGLVFCSKFMTEAEAKQTLIENVEGEMMFEPRLIKFKTGTRRQHWNKNCVAIGLSSGFLEPLESTSIHLIHRSIIRLLQMFPSHGIVPADVAEFNRQTKIEMDNIRDFIILHYKATERTDTKFWRYCKDMQIPDTLAHRMELFKQSGKVYKFAQELFGESSWLQVLIGQGLMPEQYHPIVDLMPDSELNDFLMSIKQNVKRTVSQFPTHHEFIQHYCKSSLV, encoded by the coding sequence ATGAACAACGAACAGAACAGAATTAAAAAAGTAGTGATAGCAGGTGGTGGCACAGCTGGCTGGATGACAGCAGCGGGCCTGACCAAATTGCTGGGCAAAAACCTTGAAGTGGTTTTAGTGGAGTCTGACGATATTGGCACTGTGGGAGTCGGCGAAGCCACTATCCCCACTATGCATATCTTCCATCGCTTACTGAATATCAAAGAATCTGAAGTGATGGCAGCCACCAATGCTACTTTTAAGCTGGGTATTCAGTTTGAAAACTGGAAAACAGTAGGCGAAGACTATATTCACTCCTTTGGATTTTTAGGCAAAGACTGCTGGGCCTGTGGCTTTCAGCACTTTTGGGTAAAAGGCAGACAAAAAGGCATAGCGACTGAAATCGGTGACTACTGTGTCGAGCATTTAGGCGCTCGTCAGGGCCGCTTTGCAGTGTTGCCAAATCAGGATCTGAACCACGCTTACCATATGGATGCGTCCTTGTATGCCAAGTTTTTGCGTCGCATGTCTGAGCAGCATGGTATTAAACGTATTGAAGGTAAAATTCGTGAAGTTCAGCAGCATATGGACGGTAATATCAGTGCTTTATTGCTGGAATCCGGCGAGCTGATTGAAGGCGATTTATTTATCGATTGCACCGGCTTCAGAGCTTTGTTGATTGAACAAACACTCAATACAGGTTTTGAAGACTGGAGTCACTGGTTACCTTGTGACAGCGCTTATGCAGTGCAAACCAAAACCACACAAGAGCCAGTGGCGTACACTCGCGCTATAGCCCGGGATGCTGGCTGGCAATGGAAAATCCCACTGCAAAGCCGGGTGGGTAATGGCCTGGTGTTCTGCAGCAAATTTATGACAGAAGCAGAAGCCAAACAAACACTGATCGAGAATGTCGAAGGTGAGATGATGTTTGAGCCACGCTTAATTAAGTTTAAAACCGGCACCCGCCGTCAGCATTGGAATAAAAACTGTGTGGCCATTGGTTTATCCAGTGGTTTTCTCGAGCCTTTAGAGTCGACCAGTATTCATTTGATCCATCGCAGTATTATTCGTTTGCTGCAGATGTTTCCGTCCCACGGCATTGTGCCTGCGGATGTAGCTGAGTTTAACCGCCAGACTAAAATCGAAATGGATAATATCCGCGACTTTATCATCCTGCATTACAAAGCCACGGAGCGTACTGATACCAAGTTCTGGCGTTACTGCAAAGATATGCAGATCCCGGACACGCTGGCCCACCGGATGGAATTGTTTAAACAATCCGGCAAGGTGTATAAGTTTGCTCAGGAATTGTTTGGCGAAAGCTCCTGGTTGCAGGTGCTGATTGGCCAGGGTTTGATGCCAGAACAGTATCATCCTATTGTCGATTTAATGCCGGACTCCGAGCTGAATGATTTCCTGATGAGCATTAAACAGAATGTGAAACGCACTGTGAGTCAGTTTCCGACTCACCATGAGTTTATTCAGCATTATTGTAAGTCGTCTTTAGTCTGA